CATTTTCTCCACTCCTCATTCTATTATGAAATATTGGTATTAAGGTTCGGCTGTTTTAAATGCTTTTCCTTAGCCTGTTTCGTCGCAACAATGGTTAAAATGGCGGACAGCAGCAGGGACCCGGCCATAAAGATGTATGAAGCCGAGAAACCGCCGGTAGAACCGTTCAAATACCCAACGACATAAGATCCGACAAATGATCCAAGAGCACCCATTGAATTGATTAAGGCCATTGCACCGCCAGCCACATTTCGAGGAAGAATCTCTGGAATAATCGCGAAAAACGGTCCATATGGAGCGTACATTGCACCTCCAGCTATAATTAGCAAGACGAAGCTGATCCAGAAGTGATCCGGTCCAATCAAGTATGATGCATAAAAAGCAATTGCACCGATAAACAGGAACGGCCAGACAAATTCTTTCCGCTTTTGCAGCTTATCTGAAAAATGCGAAGCTGTAAGCATAAGGATGACGGCCAGTACATAAGGAACTGCTGATAACCAGCCCGTTTGAACAATGCTCATATTCGGGGCTGCTTTAATAATAGAAGGAAGCCACATGACGAATCCGTAAAGTCCAACACTCCATAGAGCGTATTGAGCAGCAAGTAAAATAACAACTTTCGATTTGAACGCTTCCCGGTAGTTTTTAACGGGTTTGATTCCTTCCTGTTCTTTTTCTAGGGCAGCCTGAAGGTCGGCTTTTTCTTTAGCGCTCAGCCATTTTGCATCTTTAGGATGATCAAACACAAGCT
The window above is part of the Metabacillus dongyingensis genome. Proteins encoded here:
- a CDS encoding MFS transporter; this encodes MKQTLAKQRWIRLIPVVFITYSLAYLDRANYAFGAAGGMAQDLQITPAISSLLGSLFFLGYFFFQVPGAHYAEKKSAKVLIFWSLIAWGALATLTGMVSNVNFLFIIRFMLGVVESAVMPAMLVFLSHWFTKAERSRANTFLILGNPVTVLWMSIVSGYLLEAYGWRWMFIIEGLPAVIWAFLWWKLVFDHPKDAKWLSAKEKADLQAALEKEQEGIKPVKNYREAFKSKVVILLAAQYALWSVGLYGFVMWLPSIIKAAPNMSIVQTGWLSAVPYVLAVILMLTASHFSDKLQKRKEFVWPFLFIGAIAFYASYLIGPDHFWISFVLLIIAGGAMYAPYGPFFAIIPEILPRNVAGGAMALINSMGALGSFVGSYVVGYLNGSTGGFSASYIFMAGSLLLSAILTIVATKQAKEKHLKQPNLNTNIS